One Leptospira kirschneri serovar Cynopteri str. 3522 CT DNA segment encodes these proteins:
- a CDS encoding DEAD/DEAH box helicase encodes MKFEELSIHPKLLAAIQEIGYTELTPIQEKSIPHGLEGKDITGLAQTGTGKTVAFLIPVIHNILTKGIQGVAALVLAPTRELTMQIAEEAKKLLKHSEGIRSVPIIGGTDYKSQNKDLEGLNGIIVATPGRLIDMIKSGSIDISNVEFFVLDEADRMLDMGFIQDIRWLLHKCKNRKQTLLYSATLSVEVMRLAYRFLNEPVEIQINPEKIITERIDQKIVHLGREEKIPYMTNLIVNSKEEGQGIIFTNYKANIPKIVYTLRKYGVPVTGISSELDQKKRLRLLRDFKSGKYRYMVATDVASRGIDVENIDIVYNYDLPQDTENYVHRIGRTARAGRKGKAIGFCSESDYVELEKIEKYLKQKIEILEVNEEYIQFPAGDFQSFIGGDSYDREKETHFKQTGRRPHDRNDRAPHKHDRDHKKDKRHTPKDSHKKKPAAAIQEAERFLQKADSVLSSEPKGKKSGKDQHRFQSKDKQSRTGRGAQNSRNQNKNQQSGKQYDKNKRNLFDINDTVKEDTKKKKVSIWQKIKSIFGG; translated from the coding sequence TATCTATTCATCCAAAATTACTGGCTGCCATTCAAGAAATCGGATATACGGAACTTACGCCGATCCAAGAGAAATCGATTCCACATGGATTGGAAGGAAAGGACATTACCGGACTTGCACAAACCGGAACCGGAAAAACCGTCGCGTTTTTAATTCCTGTCATTCATAACATTCTTACCAAAGGAATACAAGGAGTTGCAGCGCTCGTATTAGCTCCCACAAGAGAACTTACGATGCAGATCGCGGAAGAGGCAAAAAAATTACTCAAACATTCCGAAGGAATCCGATCAGTCCCGATTATAGGAGGAACCGATTACAAATCCCAGAACAAGGATTTAGAAGGATTAAACGGAATTATCGTCGCTACTCCCGGAAGATTGATCGATATGATTAAGTCCGGTTCTATCGATATATCGAACGTAGAATTTTTCGTACTCGATGAAGCGGATCGAATGTTGGATATGGGATTTATCCAAGACATCCGTTGGCTTCTACATAAGTGTAAGAATCGAAAGCAGACTTTGTTGTATTCAGCAACTTTGTCCGTGGAAGTAATGAGGCTCGCCTATCGTTTCTTAAACGAACCCGTAGAAATTCAGATCAATCCTGAAAAGATCATCACCGAAAGAATTGACCAGAAAATCGTACATTTAGGAAGAGAAGAAAAGATTCCCTACATGACTAACCTAATCGTAAATTCAAAAGAAGAAGGTCAGGGAATTATATTCACAAATTATAAAGCAAACATTCCAAAAATTGTATATACTCTCCGTAAATACGGGGTTCCCGTAACCGGAATATCTTCCGAGTTGGATCAGAAAAAAAGACTTAGACTTCTCCGGGATTTTAAATCCGGAAAGTACAGATATATGGTCGCAACCGACGTCGCTTCCAGAGGGATCGACGTAGAAAATATAGATATTGTCTATAACTACGACCTTCCTCAGGATACCGAAAATTACGTACATAGAATCGGTAGAACTGCAAGGGCGGGAAGAAAAGGAAAAGCGATCGGTTTTTGTTCCGAATCCGATTACGTGGAACTGGAAAAGATAGAAAAATATCTAAAACAAAAAATCGAAATTTTAGAAGTCAACGAAGAATATATTCAATTTCCTGCAGGTGATTTTCAGTCTTTTATCGGAGGGGATTCCTACGATCGGGAAAAAGAAACCCATTTTAAACAAACTGGAAGACGTCCTCACGACAGAAACGATCGCGCCCCTCACAAACACGACCGAGATCACAAAAAGGACAAACGGCATACTCCTAAAGATTCCCACAAGAAAAAACCGGCGGCTGCAATTCAAGAAGCGGAACGGTTTTTACAAAAGGCGGATTCCGTTTTATCTTCAGAACCCAAAGGAAAAAAATCCGGAAAAGACCAACATAGATTTCAGAGTAAAGACAAACAGAGCCGAACGGGACGAGGTGCGCAGAATAGTCGAAATCAGAATAAAAATCAACAGTCCGGTAAACAATACGATAAAAACAAACGGAATCTATTCGATATAAACGATACGGTAAAAGAAGATACTAAAAAGAAAAAGGTTTCGATTTGGCAAAAAATCAAATCTATCTTTGGGGGCTGA
- a CDS encoding N-acetylmuramoyl-L-alanine amidase family protein has product MAKNQIYLWGLILFLLSLRNLEAKVSIPTQSSKRYVRFEDVQREFPSLKSTFNPATFVGSIQHPSGEVRFRVGSSFYTFNQTIEKISVPVLYKEKDFLIPPEIVEALFVQLMPEDVRYEYKENVLELEVLPSAEKLEVKTILIDAGHGGKDPGTVSNDGTNEKTVALQVAKILQKFFEKVYPTINVVLTRSDDTFIELERRSEIANRELKKNGSALFISLHCNSSINEEVNGFEIYYLSQTPSTESARETALLENRILKAKGSSVVKKIQAGMMSSLIQRRSRILARSLESEMKKKLQSQILSRGVKKADFSVLRGSLMPAILVEMGYLSHEKESKLLQSKSLQVKIAKSIVEGIRGYELAKH; this is encoded by the coding sequence TTGGCAAAAAATCAAATCTATCTTTGGGGGCTGATTTTATTTTTACTAAGTCTAAGGAATTTGGAAGCCAAAGTTTCCATTCCTACACAGTCTTCTAAACGTTATGTGCGCTTTGAGGATGTTCAAAGAGAATTTCCTTCTCTTAAATCCACGTTTAATCCGGCAACTTTTGTAGGATCTATCCAACATCCTTCCGGAGAGGTTCGTTTTAGAGTTGGTTCTTCCTTTTATACTTTCAATCAGACCATAGAAAAAATTTCCGTTCCGGTTCTTTATAAAGAAAAAGATTTTCTGATTCCCCCCGAAATTGTAGAAGCCCTTTTTGTGCAACTCATGCCGGAGGACGTCCGCTATGAATATAAGGAAAACGTGTTGGAGTTGGAAGTATTACCCAGCGCCGAAAAATTGGAAGTTAAGACAATTCTTATAGATGCGGGGCACGGAGGAAAGGACCCAGGAACCGTATCGAACGACGGAACCAACGAAAAAACGGTCGCTTTACAAGTGGCAAAGATTCTACAAAAATTTTTTGAAAAAGTATATCCTACTATCAACGTAGTATTGACGAGGAGCGACGACACTTTTATAGAATTGGAACGTAGGTCCGAAATTGCAAATCGGGAACTTAAAAAAAACGGAAGCGCTTTATTTATCAGTCTTCATTGTAATTCGTCCATCAACGAAGAAGTGAACGGGTTCGAGATCTATTATCTTTCACAAACTCCTTCTACCGAGTCGGCAAGAGAAACCGCACTTCTGGAAAACAGAATTCTCAAAGCGAAGGGAAGTTCGGTGGTTAAAAAAATTCAAGCAGGAATGATGTCTTCTTTGATTCAAAGAAGGAGTAGAATCTTGGCGAGGTCCTTGGAATCGGAGATGAAAAAAAAGCTCCAATCTCAAATCCTGTCCAGGGGAGTGAAAAAGGCGGATTTTTCGGTCCTAAGAGGAAGTTTGATGCCCGCGATTCTCGTAGAGATGGGGTATCTTTCTCATGAAAAAGAATCCAAACTTTTGCAGAGCAAGAGTTTACAAGTAAAAATAGCGAAAAGTATCGTAGAAGGAATCCGTGGATATGAATTGGCAAAACATTAA
- a CDS encoding LIC_10740 family protein: MNWQNIKESASTIKNTIWEAVLKAVEKINQGYLWLFRTASEDGVSRKTLFLTYSWIGVVLFFTSFILSGNSPFITLVPFSLYELGNRDHRTEITIYVSDGERQVFPVRRKVLLEDEEFRHKTMTLIGEISESSYFDKTLEGGKGEHYKNLKRLPEIQYAVKAIWKNGGTLILDFRKSTLQEILSAMKFRIDYTYAKRMNDNEKQKEIIRKKMALLDSTFLALEKTVFENFQDVQSVEYRLDGLSENISGMEYSLDLSHKRN; this comes from the coding sequence ATGAATTGGCAAAACATTAAAGAATCTGCAAGTACGATTAAAAATACAATTTGGGAAGCGGTCTTAAAAGCGGTAGAAAAAATCAATCAAGGATACCTTTGGCTTTTCCGTACGGCGAGTGAGGACGGAGTCTCTCGTAAAACCTTATTTCTCACATATTCTTGGATCGGGGTCGTTTTATTTTTTACTTCGTTTATACTTTCGGGTAATAGTCCTTTTATTACTCTGGTTCCATTTTCACTTTACGAGTTAGGTAATCGGGATCATAGGACCGAAATAACAATTTACGTTTCTGATGGAGAACGTCAGGTGTTTCCGGTTCGTAGAAAGGTTCTTTTGGAGGACGAAGAATTCCGTCATAAAACGATGACGCTCATCGGAGAAATCAGCGAGTCTTCTTATTTCGATAAAACTTTAGAGGGAGGAAAAGGAGAACATTATAAAAACCTAAAGCGTCTTCCCGAAATCCAATACGCGGTAAAAGCGATTTGGAAAAACGGAGGAACGTTGATTTTAGATTTTAGAAAGTCCACTCTTCAGGAAATTCTTTCTGCGATGAAATTTAGAATCGATTATACTTATGCTAAAAGGATGAACGACAACGAAAAACAAAAGGAAATCATTCGGAAAAAAATGGCACTTTTGGATTCTACTTTTTTAGCTTTAGAAAAAACCGTTTTCGAGAATTTTCAGGATGTTCAGAGTGTGGAATATAGGTTAGACGGATTATCCGAAAATATCTCCGGAATGGAATATTCTCTCGATTTATCACATAAAAGGAATTGA
- the secE gene encoding preprotein translocase subunit SecE produces MKVTTFIQECKAELEKVQWPTREEVVYSTIVVLVTVFFFSIFLFFADSAFVKLLTWFWELAS; encoded by the coding sequence GTGAAAGTAACTACTTTTATACAGGAATGTAAGGCAGAATTGGAAAAGGTCCAATGGCCTACTCGCGAAGAAGTTGTCTATTCGACAATAGTAGTATTAGTTACTGTATTCTTCTTTTCCATTTTCCTGTTTTTTGCGGATTCGGCATTTGTAAAGCTGCTGACCTGGTTTTGGGAATTGGCTAGCTAG
- the nusG gene encoding transcription termination/antitermination protein NusG — translation MGTKKWYALQTYSGHENKVQKNIEKLVQQKKLEEKIFQVKIPTMDVAEMKNGKKKVTKRKLMPGYVLIEMEMDDDTRFLIQSLPSVSTFVGSKDGGPEPLSLEEVKNLFSESGDVASEEPVAPKILFKVGDSLKIIDGPFANFTGLVDEIFPDKGRLRVKVEIFGRSTPVELDYLQVKTEN, via the coding sequence ATGGGAACAAAAAAATGGTACGCTCTTCAGACCTACTCGGGACATGAGAATAAGGTTCAGAAGAATATAGAAAAACTCGTTCAACAAAAGAAGTTGGAAGAGAAAATTTTTCAAGTAAAGATACCAACCATGGACGTTGCCGAAATGAAAAACGGTAAAAAGAAAGTAACCAAGCGAAAGTTAATGCCTGGTTACGTTCTGATTGAAATGGAAATGGATGATGACACTCGGTTTTTGATTCAGTCTCTTCCTTCCGTTTCTACATTTGTAGGATCTAAAGATGGAGGCCCCGAGCCTTTGTCTTTGGAAGAAGTAAAAAACTTATTCTCCGAATCTGGCGATGTTGCATCCGAGGAACCGGTCGCACCTAAGATTCTCTTTAAAGTAGGGGATTCTTTAAAAATCATCGATGGGCCTTTTGCAAATTTCACTGGGCTCGTGGACGAAATCTTTCCGGATAAAGGAAGACTTCGTGTAAAAGTAGAAATCTTCGGGAGATCAACTCCTGTGGAACTGGATTATCTTCAGGTAAAAACTGAAAATTAA
- the rplK gene encoding 50S ribosomal protein L11, whose translation MAAKKVVKQIKLQVEAGKANPAPPVGPALGQAGLNIMEFCKQFNERSKAQIGLKLPVVITVFSDRSFTFITKSPPAALLVKKAIGLETGSPTPHTHKVGKITRKQLEEIAKTKMEDLNANDIDAAVNIIAGTCRSMGVTVEA comes from the coding sequence ATGGCAGCAAAAAAAGTAGTAAAACAGATCAAACTTCAGGTAGAAGCGGGAAAAGCAAACCCGGCACCTCCCGTTGGGCCGGCTCTGGGTCAGGCCGGTCTGAACATTATGGAGTTCTGTAAACAATTCAATGAAAGATCCAAAGCACAAATCGGACTGAAACTTCCGGTAGTGATCACTGTTTTTTCAGATCGTAGTTTTACATTCATTACTAAATCACCTCCGGCTGCTCTTCTGGTTAAGAAAGCAATCGGATTGGAAACCGGATCTCCGACTCCTCACACTCATAAGGTGGGAAAGATCACTCGTAAACAACTGGAAGAGATCGCTAAAACTAAAATGGAAGATCTCAATGCAAATGACATAGACGCCGCTGTGAATATTATCGCGGGAACCTGTCGCTCCATGGGCGTCACTGTAGAGGCTTAG
- the rplA gene encoding 50S ribosomal protein L1 — MQRGKKYRALKEKVDSTKFFSIDKAVELAKSTSYTKFDGTLEIATKVNYKSLQNIRGTISLPHGTGKKIRVLVFCKGDKQNDAKAAGADFVGDMDLIEKVAGGWTDFDACVATPDMMKDVGKLGPILGRKGLMPKPKAGTVTTDVTKAVNELKAGRIEYRPDKGGVVHLGVGKVSFDSAKLVENIRTVVQTLMRDKPSDAKGEYLKTFSISPTMGVGVKVDVKELVNTSI, encoded by the coding sequence ATGCAACGTGGAAAAAAATACAGAGCTCTCAAAGAGAAAGTAGATAGTACTAAATTCTTTTCTATCGACAAGGCTGTGGAATTGGCAAAGTCCACTTCTTATACGAAATTTGATGGGACTCTTGAAATTGCTACAAAAGTAAATTATAAATCTCTTCAAAACATCCGTGGAACGATTTCACTTCCACACGGAACCGGTAAAAAAATTCGTGTTCTTGTCTTCTGCAAAGGGGACAAACAAAACGATGCAAAAGCTGCCGGAGCCGATTTCGTAGGAGATATGGATCTCATCGAAAAGGTAGCGGGTGGTTGGACCGATTTTGACGCTTGTGTGGCTACTCCCGATATGATGAAAGATGTCGGTAAGTTGGGGCCGATTCTCGGTAGAAAAGGTCTTATGCCAAAACCAAAGGCTGGAACCGTAACCACAGACGTTACAAAAGCAGTGAACGAACTCAAAGCAGGACGAATTGAATACCGCCCTGATAAAGGTGGAGTGGTTCATCTTGGAGTCGGAAAGGTTTCTTTCGACAGCGCAAAGCTTGTAGAAAATATCCGCACCGTAGTTCAAACTCTGATGCGGGATAAACCTTCCGACGCAAAGGGCGAATATCTAAAAACTTTCTCTATTTCTCCTACGATGGGAGTAGGTGTAAAAGTAGACGTAAAAGAACTGGTCAACACTTCCATCTGA
- the rplJ gene encoding 50S ribosomal protein L10: MANQEKIEAVALLKGKLETKNNFILACYSGLTVEEITGLRAQLRKEGSEMKVLKNNLFLRALKESGAHKDKNISFGPEYQGPLAAIFAKDNLPTVAKVCKDFAKNNKNLIVKAGYMDGSVLDANGVDAIAGLPSREQLLAQIAGGINGPARSIASGINQIIASLARAIQATAEKNNA, translated from the coding sequence ATGGCGAATCAGGAAAAAATAGAAGCAGTCGCTTTACTCAAAGGTAAACTGGAAACGAAGAACAACTTCATTCTTGCTTGTTATTCGGGTTTGACTGTGGAAGAAATCACAGGTCTTCGTGCTCAGTTAAGAAAAGAAGGTTCTGAGATGAAAGTTCTCAAAAACAATCTTTTCTTGAGAGCTTTGAAAGAATCTGGTGCTCACAAAGATAAGAATATTTCTTTCGGTCCAGAATACCAAGGACCTCTCGCGGCGATCTTTGCAAAAGATAACCTTCCGACCGTTGCAAAAGTCTGCAAAGATTTCGCGAAGAACAACAAAAACCTGATCGTAAAAGCGGGTTATATGGACGGTTCCGTTCTCGATGCAAATGGAGTGGACGCAATCGCGGGTCTTCCAAGCAGGGAGCAACTTCTCGCTCAAATCGCGGGTGGAATCAACGGTCCTGCAAGATCGATTGCATCTGGTATCAATCAGATCATCGCGTCTCTTGCCAGAGCGATCCAGGCGACCGCAGAGAAGAATAACGCATAA
- the rplL gene encoding 50S ribosomal protein L7/L12 yields MSTEALLEQIGKLTLVEAADLVKKMEDKFGISAAAPVAVAAVGAAPAGAGAAEEASTFNVILKGFDSAKKIEVIKLVREITGLGLGDAKSLVEAGGKAVKEGVSKAEADDLKKKFEGAGAQIELKAS; encoded by the coding sequence ATGTCTACTGAAGCGCTATTAGAGCAAATCGGAAAGCTTACACTGGTTGAGGCTGCAGACCTCGTGAAAAAAATGGAAGATAAATTCGGTATTTCTGCCGCAGCTCCGGTTGCAGTAGCAGCCGTTGGAGCAGCGCCTGCTGGTGCTGGAGCCGCTGAAGAAGCTTCTACTTTTAACGTCATTCTAAAGGGATTTGACAGTGCTAAGAAGATCGAAGTGATCAAACTCGTAAGAGAAATCACAGGTTTGGGATTAGGAGATGCAAAAAGTCTCGTTGAAGCTGGCGGAAAAGCCGTTAAAGAAGGAGTTTCTAAAGCGGAAGCTGATGACCTCAAAAAGAAATTCGAGGGTGCCGGCGCACAGATCGAACTCAAAGCGAGTTGA
- the rpoB gene encoding DNA-directed RNA polymerase subunit beta yields the protein MYGQVERKRVNFGKITNLDYLPNLIQIQKRSFDWFLQADVKDETKRRHQGLEAVFRETFPIESPNNDMIMEYSHYILGEPKRSPQECKDTDATFAMPLKAVIRLIIKETGEIREQTVYMGDLPVMTEQGTFIINGAERVVVSQLHRSPGIFFSYDMERDVFSARVIPYRGSWLEFEMDNKGILIAKIDRKKKFPATLLVKSLGHGTNEEVLRLFYSSKKEKIAGATSKDLKKILGRRTINDIINMETGEVMLEAGSKVNEDNISILKEMKVKEVELIEFPKGKDNPILINALEKDGVNDYEDAILKFHSLMRQGEPSTIENATVELNRLFFSPKTFDLGEVGRYKINSKFEFNNPKEFSGEKSRVLRPADIIETVRYILNLFSETENYYPDDIDHLGNRRIRSVGELISNQLKTGFSRVERVIKERMTVQEIETQTPQLLISIKPITAVINEFFGSSQLSQFMDQTNPLAELTHKRRLNALGPGGLSRDRAGMEVRDVHYSHYGRMCPIETPEGPNIGLILSMSSYARVNDYGFLETPYRTVKNGKVTGQIEHLTADKEEYHYIAQASGVIDEKGELKNKLISTRHRGDFPFRNPSEIQYMDLAPLQVVSVSTALIPFLEHDDANRALMGSNMQRQAVPLLREEAPFVGTGMETRAAYDSRICIVNKHDGVVTSVDAETIVVERKGGKESDKYSLTKFKKTNQGTCFNQKPIVGVVHSEINGKVSKVSKEKIEVTGENGEVKEYVLQIGSKQYAPIVSSGEEVKRGTTLAGQVVVGEKLDEMGNILVKGTVLADGPAVDNGVLALGRNVLAAFMPWEGYNFEDAILISERIVRDDVFSSIHIEEFEIQARETKLGPEQITRDIPNLSDKAFRDLDETGVIRIGAEVKPGDILVGMVTPKGETDLTPEYKLLHSIFGEKAKDVRDSSLRMPNGFEGTVIDIKRFSRENQDELPAGVEEMVKVFVARKRKLLVGDKMAGRHGNKGVVARVMAEEDMPYMEDGTPLDIVLNPLGVPSRMNLGQIFETQLGFAASKLGISFETPVFDGAEESDVDNFCKEANLPLNSKFKLFDGRTGLPFMNEVFCGYIYILKLAHLVEDKIHARSTGPYSLVTQQPLGGKAQFGGQRLGEMEVWALEAYGASHTLQELLTIKSDDMLGRARIYEAIVKGIHSIKPGIPESFNVLVQELRGLALDIIITDSEGNTVDISDYEDEYSKSKKKIKFETIENA from the coding sequence ATGTACGGTCAAGTAGAGAGAAAACGGGTAAACTTCGGAAAAATTACGAATCTAGATTACCTTCCCAACTTGATTCAAATTCAAAAACGTTCTTTTGACTGGTTTCTTCAAGCCGATGTCAAAGACGAAACCAAAAGAAGACATCAAGGGTTAGAAGCCGTATTTCGGGAAACCTTTCCCATTGAAAGCCCGAATAACGACATGATCATGGAATACAGTCATTACATTCTAGGCGAACCAAAACGTTCTCCTCAAGAATGTAAAGACACGGACGCTACCTTTGCGATGCCGCTCAAAGCGGTGATCCGATTGATCATCAAAGAAACCGGAGAAATCCGCGAACAAACGGTTTATATGGGAGATCTTCCCGTAATGACCGAGCAGGGAACGTTCATCATCAACGGAGCAGAACGTGTAGTCGTTTCTCAGCTTCACCGTTCTCCGGGTATATTCTTTTCTTATGATATGGAAAGAGACGTCTTCTCCGCCAGAGTAATTCCTTACAGAGGTTCTTGGTTGGAATTTGAGATGGACAACAAGGGAATTCTAATCGCAAAGATAGATAGAAAGAAAAAATTTCCCGCCACCCTTCTGGTTAAATCCTTAGGACATGGAACCAATGAAGAAGTTCTTCGACTGTTTTATAGTTCTAAAAAGGAAAAAATCGCGGGTGCTACTTCCAAGGATCTTAAAAAAATCCTCGGAAGAAGAACCATCAACGACATCATCAACATGGAAACCGGAGAGGTTATGCTCGAAGCCGGTTCCAAGGTCAACGAAGACAACATCTCCATCTTAAAAGAGATGAAGGTGAAAGAAGTAGAGTTGATCGAATTCCCGAAAGGTAAAGACAATCCGATTCTCATCAATGCTCTTGAAAAAGACGGAGTGAACGACTACGAAGACGCGATTCTCAAATTCCATTCTCTCATGCGTCAAGGCGAACCTTCCACGATCGAAAATGCGACCGTGGAACTGAACCGTCTTTTCTTCTCTCCGAAAACATTCGATCTCGGAGAAGTGGGTCGTTATAAAATCAATTCTAAATTCGAGTTCAACAACCCGAAAGAATTCTCCGGTGAAAAATCCCGTGTTTTAAGACCTGCAGACATCATCGAAACCGTTCGTTACATTCTGAATCTTTTCTCTGAAACCGAGAATTATTATCCGGACGATATCGATCACCTCGGTAACAGAAGGATCCGTTCCGTGGGAGAGCTCATCTCCAACCAACTCAAAACCGGTTTCTCCAGAGTGGAAAGAGTGATCAAAGAAAGAATGACGGTTCAGGAGATCGAAACTCAAACTCCTCAACTTCTCATTTCGATCAAACCGATCACCGCTGTGATCAATGAATTTTTCGGTTCTTCTCAGCTTTCTCAGTTTATGGATCAGACAAACCCTCTCGCGGAACTGACCCACAAGCGGAGATTAAACGCACTCGGTCCCGGTGGTCTTTCCAGAGACAGAGCGGGTATGGAAGTGCGAGACGTTCACTATTCTCACTACGGTAGAATGTGTCCGATTGAAACTCCGGAAGGTCCGAACATCGGTCTGATTCTTTCCATGTCTTCTTACGCTCGCGTAAACGACTATGGATTCTTGGAAACTCCTTATAGAACCGTGAAGAACGGTAAGGTCACCGGTCAGATCGAACATCTTACCGCGGACAAGGAAGAATATCATTATATCGCTCAAGCATCCGGCGTGATCGATGAAAAAGGCGAACTCAAAAACAAACTGATCTCTACTCGTCACAGAGGGGACTTTCCTTTCCGTAACCCGAGCGAGATTCAGTATATGGACTTAGCTCCTCTTCAAGTCGTTTCGGTTTCTACGGCGCTCATTCCGTTCCTCGAACACGATGACGCGAACCGCGCTCTTATGGGTTCCAACATGCAGCGTCAGGCGGTTCCTCTTCTTCGTGAAGAAGCTCCTTTTGTAGGAACGGGTATGGAAACCAGAGCCGCTTACGATTCCAGAATTTGTATCGTAAACAAACACGACGGCGTTGTTACATCCGTGGACGCGGAAACCATCGTTGTGGAAAGAAAGGGCGGAAAAGAATCCGATAAATATTCTCTTACAAAATTCAAAAAGACAAACCAAGGAACCTGCTTCAACCAAAAGCCGATCGTAGGAGTGGTTCACTCCGAGATCAACGGAAAGGTTTCCAAGGTTTCTAAAGAAAAAATCGAAGTCACTGGCGAAAACGGAGAAGTAAAAGAATACGTTCTCCAAATCGGAAGCAAACAATATGCGCCGATCGTTTCTTCGGGCGAAGAAGTAAAACGAGGAACGACTCTCGCAGGACAAGTTGTAGTAGGCGAGAAGTTGGACGAGATGGGAAATATCCTCGTTAAGGGAACCGTTCTTGCAGACGGTCCCGCGGTTGACAACGGTGTTCTCGCTCTGGGAAGAAACGTTCTCGCGGCGTTTATGCCTTGGGAAGGTTACAACTTCGAGGATGCGATTTTGATTTCTGAAAGAATCGTTCGAGACGATGTTTTCTCTTCCATTCATATCGAAGAATTCGAAATCCAAGCGAGAGAAACCAAACTCGGACCGGAACAAATCACAAGAGATATTCCGAACCTTTCCGACAAGGCCTTCCGCGATCTCGATGAAACCGGAGTGATCCGCATCGGTGCGGAAGTAAAACCGGGCGACATTCTCGTGGGAATGGTGACTCCAAAAGGAGAAACCGATCTTACTCCTGAATATAAACTTCTTCATTCCATCTTTGGTGAAAAGGCTAAGGACGTTCGTGATTCTTCCTTAAGAATGCCGAACGGTTTCGAAGGAACCGTAATCGACATCAAAAGATTCTCACGTGAGAACCAAGACGAACTTCCTGCCGGCGTTGAAGAAATGGTAAAAGTTTTCGTTGCCAGAAAGAGAAAACTTCTGGTCGGAGATAAAATGGCCGGACGTCACGGAAACAAAGGGGTCGTTGCCCGCGTGATGGCCGAAGAAGACATGCCTTATATGGAAGACGGAACTCCTTTGGACATCGTCTTAAACCCGTTAGGCGTTCCTTCTCGGATGAATCTCGGTCAGATCTTCGAAACTCAGTTGGGTTTTGCCGCAAGCAAGCTCGGAATTTCTTTTGAAACTCCTGTGTTCGATGGCGCCGAAGAATCCGACGTGGATAACTTCTGTAAAGAAGCGAACCTTCCTCTGAATTCTAAATTCAAACTTTTTGACGGTAGAACTGGACTTCCTTTTATGAACGAAGTTTTCTGCGGTTATATCTATATCTTAAAACTCGCTCACTTGGTGGAAGACAAGATCCACGCAAGATCGACCGGACCTTACTCGTTGGTTACTCAACAACCTCTCGGAGGAAAGGCTCAGTTCGGGGGTCAGCGTCTTGGGGAGATGGAAGTCTGGGCTCTCGAAGCTTACGGAGCTTCCCATACTCTGCAAGAGTTGTTGACCATCAAGTCCGACGATATGCTCGGACGTGCGAGAATCTACGAAGCGATCGTAAAGGGAATTCACTCGATCAAACCGGGTATTCCTGAATCCTTCAACGTATTGGTTCAAGAGCTTAGAGGACTTGCTTTGGATATTATCATCACCGACTCGGAAGGTAACACAGTTGACATCTCCGATTACGAGGATGAGTATTCTAAGAGTAAGAAGAAAATTAAATTCGAAACGATAGAGAACGCATAA